A stretch of Rhododendron vialii isolate Sample 1 chromosome 4a, ASM3025357v1 DNA encodes these proteins:
- the LOC131323871 gene encoding uncharacterized protein LOC131323871, with protein sequence MAEQLKDLKLTQVQQVNKIRVEEVYALCECPGHLVTAYPAFPIVKDAYHSNQTEDPVDLVNGGSWTQVQQEKGRFPSQPQVNTAGTHFIGNSSGLSNLNPSLEEAKAITTLRSGNPVAEQVVSPDLGSVPEEEDESESPEVEVSAPAAPTLSPPVAPYSHRLVAKPKANVLKDLCTSKWRTKSQDKVLLTEQVSSILQADIPTKCKDPGCPTIPIAIVGQQFDKALLDLGASVNLLPYSVYLQLGLGDLRTAPVTLQLADRSVRVPKGVVDDVLIQVGEFLLTVDFTVLDTCPILEVFEKTPIILGHPFLATSNAVMNCTTGQV encoded by the exons ATGGCTGAACAGTTAAAGGACTTGAAGCTTACGCAAGTCCAGCAGGTGAATAAGATAAGAGTGGAGGAGGTGTATGCCTTGTGTGAGTGTCCAGGGCATTTAGTCACTGCTTACCCTGCGTTTCCCATTGTTAAGGATGCATACCATAGCAATCAAACTGAG GACCCAGTTGACCTAGTTAACGGTGGCAGTTGGACACAAGTCCAGCAGGAGAAGGGAaggtttccttctcaacctcaAGTCAATACCGCGGGTACCCATTTTATAGGCAATTCTTCTGGCCTGAGTAATTTGAACCCCAGTCTGGAAGAGGCTaaggcgatcaccactctcagaagtgggaat CCAGTGGCTGAACAAGTAGTTTCtccagacttgggaagtgttcctgaGGAAGAGGATGAGTCAGAGTCTCCTGAAGTGGAGGTGTCTGCGCCTGCAGCCCCGACTCTGTCaccacccgttgctccatattcccatcgcttggtggcgaagcCCAAGGCCAAT GTTTTGAAGGATTTGTGCACTTCAAAATGGAGGactaagagtcaggacaaagttCTTCTGACTGAGCAAGTGAGCTCTATCCTTCAAGCTGATATCCCAACCAAGTGCaaagaccctggttgtcccaccatccctatagctatcGTAGGCCAGCAATTTGATAAGGCATTactggatttaggagcaagtgtcaacCTGCTCCCATATTCGGTATACTTACAGCTTGGCCTCGGCGATCTGAGAACCGCACCGGTCACActacagttggctgaccggagtgtgagagttCCGAAGGGTGTGGTGGATGATGTTTTAATTCAGGTTGGCGAGTTCCTTTTGACAGTCGACTTTACTGTCTTGGATACTTGCCCGATACTAGAGGTCTTCGAGAAGACTCCTATTATCCTTGGTCATCCCTTCCTAGCCACCTCCAATGCTGTCATGAACTGCACAACTGGACAAGTCTAa